The Capsicum annuum cultivar UCD-10X-F1 chromosome 1, UCD10Xv1.1, whole genome shotgun sequence sequence GAATTGCGGAGTTAGAATTTGAAACTTATAAGTGCGGAATTCTAGTTACTTTAAGTATTGGTTTCTAAATTAATAGTTTGTGCATCTTAATTCAATGAGTTTCTTAAGAAATATACGGGTTTTGGATCCAAGTTATTAGGCAAAGGGTCTTTTGGAAATAATATCTCTGCTTTCACAAGGTAGTGCCGTAGGGGTAAGGTCTATGTACGCACCATTCTTCGTTAATCTCACTTATAGAATTACACTGAATATATTGTTGTTACTGATGATGTTGgaccaaaataattgaatttgacGAATATGTAATTTCTCATATTCTAACTCTGCCGCATGGTTGTAAAATAGAAAAGTTAATAAATGACAAATAATGTAGCCCTATGTTGGGCCTCATATTAAATAGCGGACGCTTTAGATGTCCGGGCCATTAGCGTGAGGTGGGACGTTGAAGAGTTCCATGTCGAATAAAGAATGGATGAGTTGTCGTCTTATATAATGTTCGCCAATCTTCCTCTCTCGAGCTATCCTTTTACATGAATGGTGGTGAAGTTGTACAAATTAAAATTTCATTTCACTTTATTTACCTTATAAAAGAATGAAATTTCTTATCAAGTAGTTCTCAATTGTCATTACATCTAAAATGGGATGCTAAGGTTACTagggaaaaagaaagagaaggtatCCTTTCAGAGGGTAAAAGTCCATTGAgacaagaaaacaaagaaatcaCTTATAAAATATAAAGGGTCGATAAAGAAGTACTAGTTAGTCAGACATAAAAGAGGACATTTGGTCTACATCAAAAAGAGGTATATGCCAATTATCATTATGTTATCACAAGGTAAAAAGGAGAAGTATATCGAATCATTATGTTATCAAGGTACAAAAATCTGAATAAAGGAAGATGCATTATTTTGTCTTAAGGATAGCTTCCCATGCAATGTTTCTTTTTAATAACTTGATATTTTCCAACTTGTGGTGCTTCTAAGTTCTAACATACGTCAATCAAACTCAACTCTTAACCAAACAAaccttaaattttattataatagaAATGATTCTTGGTTATAAACTTTAATTTCAAGCCTACTTGCTACATATGGATACTCCCTTGGTACTATGGAAGGGAAAACCTCAGTGATGATGCTGAGTCCATAAAGGAGTATATACAACACTCACGATGAAAGGAGGGTCATAGAGAAACACTGACAGACTTTCAGACAAGTTATAAGCTTATGAAAAAGGCGTGCTCGATCATAATACCTTAGGCAAATTCCACATCCAAATGagatatgaaaataaagaagttactaatttataaagcataaACAAAAACACTACACTTTTAAGCTCGATGGtggtataataaaaaaagatatataaattCGCGAAGTATATTTGTAACAACCTGTATTTTCGGGCTAGAACTTGAACCGTTGTTCCAACGCGTATAGGTCCGAACCCAATGATTCCTTGGTAATATAGGTGTGCCGATAAATTGTATAGTGTGAGAATACCtttaaatatgaattgaggtcacaaatatctccaaactcaaagacgagttgagaacgtttctatcgattaagttttagtgaatatttcatcttgggtcaacttccaacgaTCATTACTTATAATATATAATGAACTACGTGttctactatataccaaatgaaaggtcttcgagtcttctttcctatgcaactagtttcaccttaatctgatatcggagtgGAAAATTATGCTCGTTTTACCTCAGCATATCCGTCTGTCATCaaggtgacgacttatcagccaagtcgtcagccttaactaGTATGTGACCAAATTCAGCCTcaagtgacgacttgaggtgatcATAGGCCGTCACccaagtgacgacttatcaaccaagtcgtcaCCCCAAAACAAAATGGGGTCAACCTTAGTCACAAAGTGACGACTTGAGCTAATAAGCCATCAACTATGTGACAACTTATCAACTGAAGTCATCAACTGAAAAATTCTGCAATTTGTACGTACTTTTCctgggggtattttggtattttctccCACCCCAAATTTCTCCTACATGATTTAAACTATCCAAAACACGTTATAATCGatcttttatcagttttaaaacatctcaaatcctctccactctcaagaacaagagaaaattagggtttcttcaaagttaagatttccaagaaacaagTCAAGATTCGGGTTCTATTCCttgaactaagtaatctaaggtatgtgggactactctaaaaattATGGGCGTAAGTTTAAttgttttatcaagattaaagatgCCCAATTATGTTTTATAATGAAGTGTtcgatattatttttgaaaagcatGTATCATGGGATTgtttaattttgatgaaaataaatgttgtcttgaaccacttttcatgaaaattgaactataaccatatatatatgaTTTCGATCGTGTGTTTTGTAAAGTggattgagagcatgaatgactaAACTCCCTCTCctttatgatatctttgatttcaagTATTGTGAATTGTTTAAATGCATGAATTTTCTCAAAGAAAACTAGTGAGGGTACCCTTTACTAATGATTATGAAATGATATGGGTTGTGACGTGTTGAGAGGGGGTTTGTGAATGAAAAATGTTTATCGTATCAAAATTAACAATTTCTATAGGTTTAGAACAATGTAAACATAGAATGACCACCCTATGATTGTACTATTGAAAGGAGAGTGTTTTTGATGTAAATTCAAACGAAAACCTATTGCATGACTCTCCCTCACTTGATGTTTAAAATCAATGGGTGATCCTCAATATGATAATACGAGAAAAGGGCTGCAGATATCATGATGTGATGTGAtttgattgacttgcaagtcaggatATGACGATACCTGGTGATTATATGCCCTTAACACGATAAGTAGTGAATGTTTTGATAGTATGAAGCATGTTTGtattaaagaactaaaagttgggcttaagagagctagttggtcacccgaagaaggcatttgagtataAGGgttcatcgctggaaaccgtaaTTGCCGATGCGGGACTTATGACATTGTATCCTACATggaaggataataaaataattaggacatctcacatggggagATTCCTGCAGTGTGCTCACATGGGAGGTATCACCAGCTCCAATCCTAGCAGCTAcattgggggcttggctgctgaATCAAGGGTGGATTCcacatagcccgtggaattacagaattgtagggtgtaTCGACTAGCTCAGCagaataacaaagagtgagtcaaaGTTATCgagaattgatttgaaatttactaaatatgcccatgtatttttacttatataaTGTTCACTGTTACtgtgaaatgctctcacctattttgtataaaagcatgctattttgggttgtttcacatatcagtacatttgtattgaccccctatattttaggatctgaggcacagtcccgggGTTCCGTTCAGCAGTAAACTTGTGTATCAGGAgctgcagttggtgagccttctctattccggaAGGCCTGGTCATTAGactttgttatttcttttgttttatggTCTGACTAGGGGCCTTGTTCCAGTTCTAGACAAGATGTTGGCTTTggtgtattagagatttcgcagactgatgtTAGATGTTGTTAGAGATTTATGGATTTCATTCCAAATTTGTTCAACTGAATTGTAATATTGGCCATGATTCCGTATTGTTGTGCATTTCCGCATTTCCTTTTTATAGTATATGAAGGTACGCATGATTGCCAGATAGTGAAGGGggttcgggccttcatggtttgggatgctcgtcgcgGTCAGGATCTCGGCTCGGGTTGAGACAATATTTGGCTACAGCAGAGAATAAGCGTCATAATAACAATCAAAAACTTGAAAGAAGTATTTGTCTATGTGTGATGATATTGTCGTCAATTTTAGAATATTGTGTCGcatgaaataaataagtaaatggcataaacataaacaaaaaCATTACACTTTGAGGTCGATGATGGTATAATCGAAAAAGATAAATTCGTGAAGTATATTTGGGTAAAACGTAGAATATGTGTCATTACAATCAAAAACTAGAAAGAAGCATTTGTTTATTATGTGTGATGATATTGGCGTCAATTTGAGAATATTGTGTCACATTTAGCAAACAAGTAAGTGGCCCTCTTGCAAACTTTAAGTTGATTGTATGTAGTCAAATTCAGATGATGCAATTGAAGTGGAACTTTTTCATCTTCCTAATATCTGATTTTCTCTCTCGAAATTTCTTGTCAACGACTTCATTTTTTGTTGTAAAGATATTATATGCTGCACTCTTCAAGATGCTTTCACCACAAACTTTAGCTTTTTTATTAACATAAAAGTTAATTAGTCATTTCACTTCAAGCTATTTCATTGGGGTTGGACAGTTGGAATATTGAAGTTCCCACAACTTGATTGCTCGACTAAAAAGCACAACTATCTAGCTAATCATGGGTTCTCTTTgtcatttagaaaataaaatagatatgcAATTACAACAAAGGTAAAATTACTTAGTCTAATACTCTAATTCATGTTGTTCTATTAATATATCTTTCTGTCATATCCCTAATAACAACAGATTGGTTACAGCTACGTATGATCCAAATGAAACCAAGCGTATTTCCTGATTCAAAAATGTCAAATAGGAGCAAAGTCATTGGATGAGGTACAATGGCGAAAGAAGTACATCATGAGAGTTAGAAAAATAACGTTACACTTTAGACAAAAAGTGGCCATGAACAAATAAAAAGTGAAGAATATATATATGGTCCCCTAAAGGCATTTGGCCTTCCAATATTTTATAGgattggtaaaaaaaaaatatcatcaaataaattttttatcactTACTAATTATGAATTATCTAATACGTACACATTAAATATAAGGTGGTCTAAACATGGATGTGACATGTGAGTAATTGTACATTGGAAGACAGGTTGAGTGTTTGCACTTCCTCTCCCACagccagtggcggagccagagtTTTTACCAAGGggttcaaaattgaaaaacaaagGCACACGAAGTAGTCAAAGGGGGTTCAacattaattatatatacataaaaaagaattttcactatatagaaatagtataatttttcgtcgaagggggttcggatgaacccctaatcacaaggtggctccgccactgctcaTAGCCCCACAGTGTACGGCAAAATAACCAATTTGATACGTATGAAAAAGGAAACTGATACCTTTTGACCATGTTCTTTTTCCAGAATTAGCAGCCATGTACGTTTTTCACCGTACTACACTATTGAATTTTGCATGGCATATGGTGACTATGCAGTACGTGCTGAATATTGATGGCAACTTGGCAGTGTAGTTAAAGACTTTTGAGATGTAATTGCTTGCTTTTAGATGGCTTTTTAGaaatgatgatattgagatattcAAGTAGGATGAATCTAGTTTAGTTTTCTAATGGCACAACTATGTGGAGCATCAAATAAGAGTTATAATTGGCCAGCAAAATAAATAGGATTCCAAGATTTAGTTTAGAGGTAGAAATGGAAATAAGGAGTGTATACTATTACCTTCTTACGGTTATTATTTGTTAGAAGCAAATTAAGGTCactatatattatacatataggAGGGAAGCAAATAAATGTGCTGATCTTTTGGCTAATGAAGGACATAGATAAGAAGGAGATTTATATATTGAAGATCATAGTGTTGCGATATAAGTTCATGGCACGTATATATTGTCTGCTTTGGCTCAACTTACATGTACCATGTGAACATGCATGTGTTGTCTTGTGCATTATAAAACTCTTCCCTTTCACTCTCATTTCCGATGCCAGATTCTCCAAAGGTACCATTTGCATTTGCACGATCTTCCTCATAATACAGAAGATACACTTGTCGGCCTAGAAGTTTGTCAGTCCTTCTTTGTGACCTACCCTCATCAATCCGCCCTCTATCTTAGGCGTCACAGATAAACTATTAAACTTATAAAGGAAATAAAGTTTTTAATCTTGACAGACTTAATCCGCATATATAACTTATGAAAGAGtaagaaatttttctttttccaagTGTACTACCAAATAAAAAGTGACCATGCAATTAATTAGCGCacatatatctatctatatgaTGTATaactcaacatgatcataactcAATTGTCCTGGCTTTTCATATCATAAAAAGTTGAGTGTTTTAACATCAACCAAAGGGACAAAGGAAAAGATGAAAGGCTACATATATAAGCtgataatcttatatatataatctCTATAAGCTAGCTGCTCAAATCATAGATACAGTGTTAGAGCAAGATTCTCTTTGGACAGCTGTAATATTGCTCTTCTCTTCTAGCTAGCTATAAAGTTCAAAACCTTAACGCAGTACAACATAGAAATAAAAGGACATATTGATATGTAGTTGTAATTATGTGTTTAGCAGGTTCTGTGAAGAAGCCAATGAACAAAGGCATCAAGAGTATTTTTGTCAGCTCTGTAATGTTTCTGAGTGAATTCAAGAAAAACTGGCCATGTGAAATCAGGGAACCTCCTTGGTGGATTCCTAGTAATCAACTCTTTTGGTGGGCTTACTATCTTGTCCTTGTTTGGACATAGGAAAAATGCCAATGACTTCCTTGTTCTTGTACAGTTTACAACTGCTCTGTGCAAGCAACTTTTGTATGTCCCATTTGACATTACCTGAGAAGTACAATAATTTCACATTCCAAATTAGCTTCTTTTCTTCACACACTTTATTAGAACATCACATTGCATCATATATGAATAATGTATAAATAACCATGTTGTATATTATAGTACAAAATGATCTATAGTGGACAAATGGGATGTGGGGTCACATTCCCATGCCTTTGTTTCTAATGTTGTTCTTTTAATTTGGGGCCATAAATATGTACTTTCATGCTTGTTTTGTCAATGTCTTTTGAGTTGCACATTTGTAATGTTGTGTGGTTGTGAAAGCAGTCATAGTAATAATCCTTCCTATCCCATTTGTTATGAGTTGAACTTGATCTAAATTAAACGCTTTTACATTATCAGGTCACCTAAAAGATAATGCCATGCAGCTTGATGAACCCCTTGCACGCTCCTAGCTCCGATCCACCCTTGCCACAACATGTTAAAATACTCCCGAGATGTAATTAGATTTTTGCTTATAGTTAAAAAAGAGTTGGGCTTACCATGAATGTATCACCAATGTTGACCACAAAAGCATTAGTACTAGGAGGAACAGAGTGCCATTTTTCATCCACAAACACTTCAAGGCCACCAACATCATCTTGATGAAGGATGGTTAAAGAAGTAGGATCACAATGAGGTCCTGTCCCTAGAGTCAAATCAGGTTTTTGGCAAATAGGGTAATAATTCAATCTCATTATTGAATCATTCCCTTCAAAAAATTCTCTGAAATGTGCTCTTCCCACTCCAAGGCTCTCCCCTAGAAGTTCCATCACACTAAGGGaaagtttgctcatttcttcACAATATTTTTGGTACACATTCCTACAAGTTAAGTAACAAAACATGTACTAGTAAGAAAGACTACAACAATAATATAGATAGTGTAAAATCCGAATTAGTAAGCAAAAGACTACAACAACATACACAATGTAATGTAATTCCACGAGTGCCTGAACTAGTAAAGCAAAAGACTAGTTAccaaaaatagattcactagaagttaGAGTGACATATTTACTATTCCACGTTAAACTTTAACCCAACATAAAAAAAGAGACATCaataatttgaccttttgtcCTATTCCCCGACACTGATGGCATAAGTTTAAGTTGTATCTACAAAACTTTATACTGTGTCTCATAATTTAGCTAGCGTTTGGTCATATGCTCTAACAACGTATCTTCACATACCTGTTTGGTCATGGAATTTAAAATCTATCTTCAAAATACAGACAAGGAGAAATTTCATTTCCACTTACGAAACTTAAAAGTTTCAAAAATCACAACTCCAAAAactcaaataattaaatttcaacTTCAAATCTTATAACTTAGATTCACTAGATGGTGAAATAAAACACGCAACATTACACACATGACATGCATAGTGTATAGTGATCTACTAAAAAGTAATTCTTGAGAAATGTTCTAACGACAACTGTGATCATTTATAAAGTAGAACTTACAGAGTAAtagtacatatcaaataaaatcattttGACTAATATTGCACCAAATAATCTTACCCAAAATGAGTGTAATCTTGGCCCATGACATTCAAGATGTAACTTTGGACTATATGATCTGAATAGGGGAACTCAGCAGAATATCTAAAAGAAAGTGTTTCTTTCCAAGGAAGATTGCAAGAGAACCTACTAGTAAAGCTACTAGCATAACCACAATAATCACCAACTTTTCTCTTTGCTCTTTCCTTTTCAACAAGAGGCTTCCCAAAGAAGAAATCCATATACTTGTGAGCTTCATTGATGAGCTTCGAATCGATTCCATGGTTAACAACAAGGAAGAAGCCATGCTTTCGACATGCCTCATTAACAAGGCGAGTGGCGTTGGAGACGGCTAGGGGGTCACCGGAGAGATAGTCATTCAAGTCTATTGGAGGAACATGTAATGGTGGTGGTGCCTGAGGGCATGGCTTTTCATCATCTGGCCATATGAAGTGTTGAGGAATGTTTGAATTGTTTTTAAGAATATCAAAGACAAGAGATGTTTCTTGATCAACTTGTGTTTCATCAtgcattattgttgttgttgttgcatatgATGAAGAAATCATTGGAAGTGTGTTTTTTAAAATGGACTTCTATCTTTTTAAGCTAGACCATCTTGTAACTACTATATATATAGAGTGAAAAGAGATGAGGGAGTACTTCTGACAGTTGGTTTTCGAAGGCTTAGGTGAAGGGGCTAGCTAAGACAATATTGTAAGAGTTAGAGGTACAAGTATTTGGAGCATTTGTTTTGGATTTAAATCATACAGGGTCTAACTTATATGTACTTATATTACTAGGATGTTGTAAGGGGTCAAGTTGAATTTGAGGGGTATAAAAtggatagttaataaataagtggATATATCATCAATTCTATAAAGATTACATAGCTTCAGTTTGtcaaattttgaagttgaaactttgaaatgtaaaaatttaagtttttgaagttgtgatttttgaaacttgaaattttgtTCGGACATGACTTGAAAAAAGATTAAACTTTTATGAGTGTGAGAAAAATTTCTATCAAAAACTTGCCGGTCAGGACCAGGTTTTTGGAACTAAAAAATCTTTTTATgataaattttcaaatttgat is a genomic window containing:
- the LOC107854167 gene encoding gibberellin 20 oxidase 1-D, translated to MISSSYATTTTIMHDETQVDQETSLVFDILKNNSNIPQHFIWPDDEKPCPQAPPPLHVPPIDLNDYLSGDPLAVSNATRLVNEACRKHGFFLVVNHGIDSKLINEAHKYMDFFFGKPLVEKERAKRKVGDYCGYASSFTSRFSCNLPWKETLSFRYSAEFPYSDHIVQSYILNVMGQDYTHFGNVYQKYCEEMSKLSLSVMELLGESLGVGRAHFREFFEGNDSIMRLNYYPICQKPDLTLGTGPHCDPTSLTILHQDDVGGLEVFVDEKWHSVPPSTNAFVVNIGDTFMVMSNGTYKSCLHRAVVNCTRTRKSLAFFLCPNKDKIVSPPKELITRNPPRRFPDFTWPVFLEFTQKHYRADKNTLDAFVHWLLHRTC